Proteins from a genomic interval of Nitrospina gracilis Nb-211:
- a CDS encoding LpxI family protein: protein MNHDSGQPIGLIAGAGDIPVYFARKAKERGIPLISVSFTEAIGETLKPYVEQNFCISPVKAGKIFSTLETTHVRDVLILGKVEKEMIFRPQLFDLFSLKFVMSLTTSQDKDILTRIIEEVEKRGYTVLDQMDFMKELYPSAGVLTRTKPTKKTLADIEAGFAIAKYMADQEIGQTLVMKGGTVIAVEAVEGTDRALGRGCELSQGECTAIKVSRTDQDYRFDSPGIGPKTVETLIAGNAAALAIEAGRVMVIEREKVIDMADAAGLVIVSVDPPAPPSGSTQSPDAA from the coding sequence ATGAACCACGACAGCGGACAGCCCATTGGTTTGATTGCAGGTGCGGGAGACATCCCCGTGTATTTCGCCCGCAAGGCGAAGGAACGCGGCATCCCCCTGATCTCCGTGTCGTTCACCGAGGCCATCGGCGAAACGCTCAAGCCTTACGTCGAGCAGAATTTCTGCATCAGCCCCGTCAAAGCCGGAAAGATCTTCAGCACGCTGGAAACCACGCATGTCCGCGACGTGCTCATTCTGGGCAAGGTGGAAAAGGAAATGATTTTCCGCCCGCAGTTGTTCGACCTGTTTTCCCTGAAGTTCGTGATGTCGCTCACCACCAGCCAGGACAAAGACATCCTCACCCGCATCATCGAAGAAGTCGAAAAGCGCGGCTACACCGTGCTCGACCAGATGGATTTCATGAAAGAGCTGTACCCGTCCGCCGGTGTGCTGACACGCACCAAACCGACAAAGAAAACGCTGGCCGACATCGAAGCGGGGTTCGCCATCGCCAAGTACATGGCCGACCAGGAAATCGGCCAGACCCTCGTGATGAAAGGCGGCACCGTCATCGCCGTCGAAGCGGTGGAAGGCACCGACCGCGCCCTCGGCCGCGGGTGCGAGCTGTCGCAGGGGGAGTGCACCGCCATCAAAGTCAGCAGAACCGACCAGGATTACCGCTTCGACAGCCCCGGCATCGGACCCAAAACCGTCGAAACCCTGATCGCCGGCAACGCCGCCGCGCTGGCCATCGAGGCCGGACGTGTCATGGTGATCGAACGCGAGAAGGTGATCGACATGGCGGACGCAGCGGGGCTCGTCATCGTTTCCGTCGATCCGCCCGCGCCACCTTCCGGTTCCACACAATCTCCGGACGCGGCATGA
- a CDS encoding Gfo/Idh/MocA family oxidoreductase, with amino-acid sequence MEALRAGVVGIGKMGQYHVGVLSEMRDIKLTHIADVNEDRCREISNRYGLTAVADYKDLFGQVDMVVVAVPTALHYPVTKDFLKAGIHVLLEKPCATNLEHARELFDLAEKNKLILHIGHVERFNGAVQELHKLVHEPIFVECKRMGPFNQRIKDDGVVLDIMIHDIDILLNLMQSKVVQTNVMGTSVFTERDDLVNVQMEFENGCMANIIASRASQNKIRTLSVTQKESYILLDYTDQEIYVHRQTSSEHQLSKDALRYKQESLIERIFVHKDNPLKLELQHFLDCVQNGTPRNVAVDKELYSLEIALNIVDMFNKQRNGK; translated from the coding sequence ATGGAAGCACTGCGAGCCGGCGTGGTCGGCATTGGAAAAATGGGACAGTACCATGTCGGTGTTCTGTCCGAAATGCGCGATATCAAACTGACGCATATCGCCGACGTCAACGAAGACCGGTGCCGGGAGATCAGCAACCGATACGGCCTGACCGCCGTCGCCGATTATAAAGACCTGTTCGGTCAGGTGGATATGGTCGTGGTGGCCGTGCCCACTGCTTTGCACTATCCCGTCACTAAAGATTTCCTGAAGGCAGGCATCCACGTTCTGCTGGAAAAACCCTGCGCCACCAACCTCGAACACGCACGCGAACTGTTTGACCTCGCGGAAAAGAATAAGCTCATTCTCCATATCGGTCACGTCGAGCGCTTCAACGGCGCCGTGCAGGAATTGCACAAGCTGGTGCACGAGCCCATCTTCGTGGAATGCAAACGCATGGGGCCCTTCAACCAGCGCATCAAGGACGACGGCGTGGTTTTGGACATCATGATTCACGATATCGACATCCTGCTCAACCTCATGCAGTCCAAAGTGGTCCAGACCAACGTCATGGGCACCTCCGTATTCACCGAACGCGACGACCTCGTGAACGTGCAGATGGAATTCGAAAACGGATGCATGGCCAATATCATTGCCAGCCGCGCCTCACAAAACAAGATCCGTACGCTTTCGGTAACCCAGAAAGAGTCGTACATTCTGCTCGACTACACCGATCAGGAAATCTACGTTCACCGCCAGACTTCCTCCGAGCACCAGTTGAGCAAGGACGCCCTGCGATACAAGCAGGAGTCGTTGATCGAACGCATCTTCGTGCACAAGGACAACCCGCTCAAGCTGGAACTCCAGCATTTTCTCGACTGCGTGCAGAACGGCACGCCGCGCAATGTGGCCGTGGACAAGGAGCTGTATTCGCTGGAAATCGCCCTCAACATCGTGGACATGTTCAACAAGCAGAGAAACGGGAAGTGA
- the lpxA gene encoding acyl-ACP--UDP-N-acetylglucosamine O-acyltransferase, translated as MSIANTAIIDPKAQLGDGVSIGHYSIIGPNVVIGDGTEIGPHVLIEPGSTIGKNCRIFQGAQIGGEPQITGFKRDMTSFTRIGDNTTIREYVTVHRSGHENGATTVGNNCMLMGYAHLAHDCQIGNQVIVVNYAGLAGHIVVEDFAFISGQVGIHQHVRVGTGSMVGGMSGVNQDVLPYTTVAGNPAGLVGLNAVGLRRREVKPEVRSAIKSAIKLIRSPEWNTTQVIEKIEAEIEMHPEIRYLIDFMKNSKRGFID; from the coding sequence GTGAGCATCGCCAACACCGCCATCATTGATCCAAAAGCCCAGCTCGGAGACGGCGTTTCGATCGGGCACTACAGCATCATCGGACCGAACGTGGTCATCGGGGACGGCACCGAGATCGGCCCGCACGTGCTGATCGAGCCCGGCAGTACCATCGGCAAAAACTGCCGCATTTTTCAGGGAGCACAGATCGGCGGCGAGCCGCAGATCACCGGCTTCAAGCGCGACATGACGTCGTTCACGCGCATCGGTGACAACACCACCATCCGCGAGTACGTCACCGTGCACCGCTCCGGCCACGAAAACGGCGCCACCACCGTCGGCAACAACTGCATGCTGATGGGGTATGCACACCTTGCGCACGACTGCCAGATCGGCAACCAGGTCATTGTAGTCAACTACGCGGGATTGGCCGGGCACATCGTGGTGGAGGACTTCGCCTTCATCTCAGGCCAGGTCGGAATTCACCAGCACGTGCGCGTCGGCACCGGTTCCATGGTGGGCGGCATGTCCGGCGTCAATCAGGACGTCCTGCCTTACACCACTGTGGCGGGCAACCCCGCCGGGCTCGTCGGCCTGAACGCGGTGGGCCTGCGCCGCCGGGAGGTGAAACCGGAAGTGCGCTCCGCCATCAAATCCGCTATCAAACTGATCCGCAGTCCGGAGTGGAATACCACCCAGGTCATTGAAAAGATTGAGGCGGAAATTGAAATGCACCCGGAAATTCGATATCTTATTGATTTTATGAAGAACTCCAAACGAGGATTTATCGATTAA
- the fabZ gene encoding 3-hydroxyacyl-ACP dehydratase FabZ has product MLDINDIKKIIPHRYPMLLVDKVIECDDDSRIVGIKNVTHNEPFFPGHFPEFPVMPGVLIVEAMAQVACILALRVLKKEGHASVLFTGIDGVKFRRPVVPGDTLRMELTKIKQRGELFRFQGQALVDGTLACEGQIQAVLGKD; this is encoded by the coding sequence ATGCTCGACATCAACGACATCAAAAAAATCATTCCCCACCGCTATCCCATGCTTTTGGTGGACAAGGTGATCGAATGCGATGACGACAGCCGCATCGTCGGCATCAAAAATGTCACACACAACGAACCGTTTTTCCCCGGTCATTTCCCGGAATTCCCGGTGATGCCCGGCGTGCTGATCGTCGAGGCCATGGCGCAGGTGGCGTGCATCCTCGCGCTCCGCGTGTTGAAAAAAGAAGGCCACGCCTCCGTACTGTTCACCGGCATCGACGGCGTCAAGTTCCGCCGGCCCGTGGTGCCGGGCGACACCCTGCGCATGGAATTGACCAAGATCAAACAACGCGGCGAGTTGTTCCGCTTCCAGGGGCAGGCGTTGGTGGACGGCACCCTGGCCTGCGAGGGACAAATTCAGGCCGTTCTTGGAAAAGATTGA
- a CDS encoding OmpH family outer membrane protein — MNRSRRKTTTIWKAILVLGLACAWLPLSGTHARAADLKIGFINMQEAVSGTKEFKEALQKFKSDFEEEKKRIALKEQRVQKLLEEINKQSFVLDPKLKQKKEERFIQEKKDLERYVQDRNDEFARKEQEITNRILKKMLDVIKKIGKQKNLTMILEEKTVFYSDASADLTKLATDTYNRMNK; from the coding sequence ATGAACAGGTCAAGACGCAAAACTACAACCATTTGGAAAGCTATTCTGGTGCTGGGGTTGGCCTGTGCTTGGCTCCCCCTGTCCGGCACCCACGCCCGGGCGGCGGATCTCAAAATCGGTTTCATCAACATGCAGGAAGCCGTGTCCGGCACCAAGGAATTCAAAGAAGCACTTCAAAAATTCAAATCTGATTTTGAAGAAGAAAAAAAACGCATCGCGCTGAAGGAACAGCGGGTCCAGAAACTGCTGGAAGAAATCAACAAGCAGAGCTTCGTCCTCGATCCCAAACTGAAGCAGAAAAAGGAAGAGCGCTTCATCCAGGAGAAGAAAGATCTGGAACGGTACGTGCAGGATCGCAACGATGAGTTCGCCCGCAAGGAACAGGAGATCACCAACCGCATCCTGAAAAAAATGCTGGACGTCATCAAGAAAATCGGGAAGCAGAAAAACCTGACCATGATTCTGGAAGAAAAAACGGTGTTTTACAGCGACGCCTCGGCGGACCTGACGAAGCTCGCCACCGACACCTACAACCGCATGAACAAGTAA
- the bamA gene encoding outer membrane protein assembly factor BamA, which yields MRGIEIRGNQRVDTSTILYYIKTRVGEPLSRVLVGRDIEQIYSLGQFSDIRVDTQPMTDGVKVIYIVEEIPSIGDVKFRGNSNLKTEDLRDLIALKRGATFRDHLIQDSITKLTEHYKEKAYFLAKIDIKHKLSPNGLVDVIIQIQEGEKVKIEEIRFHGNKAFDGDELEDHMETKSETWLSWFDESGIYKKDVLRIDVLRLESFYHDNGFLKVHIEDPTIEINRKEKEIYVDIRIEEGDQYRLGSVTVQGDETYTREELLKVVESKKGEIYNATKMREDALRVSELYSEKGHAYADALPQTTLDDENKTVDVEVTVNPGRKVYVGKVDIYGNTRTQDNVIRREFRLKEGELFNSKKLKRSKQRINNLGFFENVKIDTHRGDSPELVDLTTTVTERPTGAVTFGAGFSSVEKVVFNASISQNNLFGTGRSLNLSTDLSARRTNFNFNFTDPRIFDSDISFGIDLFNRRSNFFSFDSRSTGGGLRLGKNLSETDWLGIGYRFEKVNISDVDPATQTTFLQNGTRTTSRIGPTFIRDTRDDFLNPTQGTRHVVRFEFAGSFLGGADFYKTSYEGTYYTPLIGQLVLALHGEVQFAEGYGNDGLPIFEHYFMGGSNSLRGFTIRQVGPKDRNGDPLGGDQALLINIELQYPITREFRLFAFYDRGNVYGTGFDTSTTSRHIDPFDMRQSVGGGVRFLSPFGPISLAYGVKLDAVPGDSNAEFHFSAGNAF from the coding sequence GTGCGCGGCATCGAAATCCGCGGCAACCAGCGGGTGGACACCTCCACCATCCTTTACTACATCAAGACCCGGGTCGGCGAACCCCTGTCGCGCGTCCTCGTCGGACGCGACATCGAGCAGATCTACAGCCTCGGCCAGTTTTCCGACATCCGCGTGGACACCCAGCCGATGACCGACGGAGTGAAGGTCATCTACATCGTTGAGGAAATCCCCTCCATCGGCGACGTCAAGTTCCGCGGCAACTCCAACCTGAAAACCGAAGATCTGCGCGACCTCATCGCCCTCAAACGCGGCGCCACCTTCCGCGACCATCTCATTCAGGACAGCATCACCAAACTCACCGAGCACTACAAGGAAAAGGCCTACTTCCTGGCGAAGATCGACATCAAACACAAACTCAGCCCCAACGGCCTTGTGGACGTGATCATTCAGATCCAGGAAGGCGAGAAGGTCAAGATTGAAGAAATCCGGTTCCACGGCAACAAGGCGTTCGACGGAGATGAACTGGAAGACCACATGGAAACGAAGTCGGAGACCTGGCTGTCCTGGTTCGACGAATCCGGCATCTACAAGAAGGACGTCCTGCGCATCGACGTTTTGCGGCTGGAATCGTTTTACCACGACAACGGATTCCTTAAAGTTCACATCGAAGACCCCACCATCGAGATCAACCGCAAGGAAAAAGAAATCTATGTGGACATCCGCATTGAGGAAGGCGACCAGTACCGGCTGGGGAGCGTCACCGTCCAAGGCGATGAAACCTACACGCGCGAAGAACTTCTGAAGGTGGTGGAGTCGAAAAAAGGGGAAATCTACAACGCCACCAAAATGCGCGAGGACGCCCTGCGCGTCTCAGAACTGTATTCCGAAAAAGGTCACGCCTACGCCGACGCCCTGCCACAGACCACCCTGGACGACGAAAACAAAACCGTCGATGTCGAAGTCACCGTCAATCCCGGGCGCAAGGTGTACGTCGGCAAAGTGGACATCTACGGCAACACGCGCACGCAGGACAACGTCATCCGGCGCGAGTTCCGCCTGAAGGAAGGAGAGTTGTTCAACAGTAAGAAACTGAAGCGCAGCAAACAGCGCATCAACAACCTCGGCTTTTTTGAAAACGTGAAGATCGACACCCACCGCGGCGACAGCCCGGAACTGGTCGATCTCACCACCACCGTCACCGAAAGGCCGACGGGCGCCGTGACCTTCGGCGCGGGATTCAGCTCCGTCGAAAAAGTCGTGTTCAACGCCTCCATCTCGCAGAACAACCTGTTCGGCACCGGCCGCAGTCTGAACCTGTCGACCGATCTTTCGGCGCGGCGCACCAATTTCAACTTCAACTTCACCGATCCGCGCATTTTTGACAGCGACATCTCTTTCGGCATCGATCTGTTCAACCGCCGTTCCAACTTTTTCAGTTTCGACTCCCGTTCCACCGGCGGCGGCCTGCGCCTGGGCAAAAACCTGTCGGAGACGGACTGGCTGGGCATCGGCTACCGGTTTGAGAAGGTGAATATTTCGGATGTCGATCCCGCCACCCAGACCACATTTTTACAGAATGGAACCCGCACCACCAGCAGGATCGGGCCCACTTTCATCCGCGATACGCGCGATGACTTTTTAAACCCTACACAGGGCACAAGGCATGTGGTACGATTTGAGTTCGCCGGCAGTTTTCTGGGCGGTGCGGACTTCTACAAGACCAGCTACGAAGGAACCTATTACACCCCGCTGATCGGCCAACTGGTTTTGGCTCTGCACGGCGAAGTCCAGTTTGCCGAGGGTTACGGCAACGACGGCTTGCCGATCTTCGAACACTACTTCATGGGCGGGTCCAACTCCCTGCGCGGTTTCACTATCCGCCAGGTCGGCCCCAAGGACCGCAACGGCGATCCGCTGGGCGGCGACCAGGCCCTGCTGATCAACATCGAGTTGCAGTACCCGATCACCCGGGAATTCCGGTTGTTTGCTTTTTATGACCGGGGCAACGTGTACGGAACCGGATTCGATACCTCCACCACGTCGCGGCACATCGACCCGTTCGACATGCGTCAGAGTGTCGGCGGCGGCGTCCGGTTCCTCAGTCCTTTCGGCCCCATCTCCCTGGCGTACGGTGTCAAGCTCGATGCCGTGCCGGGCGACAGCAACGCTGAATTCCATTTCTCCGCGGGAAATGCTTTTTAA